The Kroppenstedtia pulmonis genome has a segment encoding these proteins:
- a CDS encoding DUF421 domain-containing protein — MPIWLDLIIRSVSFLVLLIVISRLLGRKIAAQMTYFDIIFAMGIGVIAAAVSLRIVENVWYGFTVLLTWGLAGTGLSFISLKSKWIRDMVHGREAVVIKHGKIMEDQLKKMRFTPEDLLQQLRRKQIFRVADVEFALMESNGEINALLKTNRQPISPQHLGVEAAPETGTQTVILDGNIMDESLGAMGLNRGWLQTELDKVGISHENVFLAQVDSMGDLYLDLFDDAIQTPQPTTRQLLQSSLEKAKADLDTFSLDTEDVQAKKMYQHCSKELASILYDLRPLLK; from the coding sequence TTGCCGATCTGGTTGGATTTGATCATACGATCAGTCAGCTTTCTGGTATTGCTGATAGTGATCTCACGGCTGCTGGGAAGGAAAATAGCTGCACAAATGACCTATTTCGATATCATTTTCGCCATGGGCATCGGGGTGATTGCAGCAGCTGTTTCACTTCGTATCGTGGAAAATGTTTGGTATGGTTTTACCGTTTTATTGACATGGGGATTAGCGGGAACAGGATTAAGTTTTATCTCCTTAAAAAGTAAATGGATACGAGACATGGTCCACGGTCGGGAAGCCGTCGTGATCAAACATGGAAAGATTATGGAAGATCAATTGAAAAAAATGCGCTTCACACCGGAAGACTTACTGCAACAGTTGAGACGAAAACAAATCTTTCGAGTAGCAGATGTGGAATTCGCCTTGATGGAGTCCAACGGTGAAATCAATGCATTGTTAAAAACAAACCGACAACCGATCAGTCCGCAACATTTGGGTGTGGAAGCTGCCCCGGAAACCGGAACCCAAACGGTTATTCTGGACGGAAATATCATGGATGAGTCACTGGGTGCCATGGGACTAAACCGTGGTTGGCTCCAGACCGAATTGGATAAAGTGGGTATTTCCCATGAGAATGTATTTCTGGCTCAAGTAGATAGCATGGGTGATTTATATCTTGATCTATTTGACGATGCCATTCAAACTCCACAACCCACAACAAGACAACTGTTACAGAGCAGCCTGGAAAAAGCTAAAGCAGATTTGGATACCTTTTCCCTTGACACAGAGGATGTACAAGCCAAAAAAATGTATCAGCATTGCTCCAAAGAGCTGGCATCCATCCTGTACGACCTTCGGCCTCTACTTAAATAA
- a CDS encoding DUF1657 domain-containing protein, producing the protein MTVYSTVRQTLASLEGAKATMVMYSQISQTPEARHTFQRNAQRLEKVLEQMKKRVQTLEFEEPQYKGF; encoded by the coding sequence ATGACCGTTTATTCGACTGTCAGACAAACACTGGCCAGTTTGGAAGGTGCAAAGGCAACGATGGTAATGTACAGCCAGATTTCCCAAACCCCGGAGGCTCGTCACACTTTCCAACGAAATGCCCAACGACTGGAGAAGGTTCTGGAACAGATGAAAAAAAGGGTACAAACCCTGGAGTTCGAAGAACCTCAATACAAAGGGTTTTAA
- a CDS encoding PCYCGC motif-containing (lipo)protein — MVQNKENETLTGSWRKILTSISVVLLLGTGAVGCSSDNKGEEHVSTTHPMEDINEETVGIDQLPGFLDSVDPQIRQVYSLVAKHPDLIKDMPCYCGCGDSVGHKSNLSCFIRDIEKDGKVVWDSHGTKCNVCLQIAAEAASMKTEGKSHTEIRKAIDDQYREGYAKPTPTPLPK; from the coding sequence ATGGTTCAAAACAAAGAAAATGAAACGTTGACAGGATCCTGGAGAAAGATACTAACCTCCATTTCTGTGGTATTGTTGTTGGGAACGGGGGCAGTAGGCTGCAGCTCAGACAACAAAGGGGAGGAGCATGTTTCGACGACACATCCCATGGAAGATATCAATGAGGAGACTGTCGGAATCGATCAACTTCCCGGCTTTTTGGATTCAGTGGACCCTCAGATTCGTCAGGTTTACAGCTTGGTTGCCAAACATCCCGATTTGATCAAAGACATGCCTTGTTACTGTGGTTGTGGGGATAGTGTTGGACATAAAAGCAACTTAAGCTGTTTTATCCGGGATATCGAAAAGGACGGGAAAGTGGTTTGGGATTCTCATGGGACGAAATGCAATGTTTGTCTGCAAATTGCCGCGGAAGCCGCCTCCATGAAAACAGAGGGGAAAAGTCATACGGAGATCCGGAAAGCTATTGATGATCAGTACAGGGAAGGCTATGCCAAACCCACCCCCACTCCTTTACCGAAATAA
- a CDS encoding M20 metallopeptidase family protein → MESLCSTLKKADADWIRQLRRHIHQYPELSGKEEQTAGLVKDTLHRIGVKDIQSGIAGHGIVARLGENMDGPVVALRADMDALPIQEETGISFASRHDGVMHACGHDAHTAMLLGAAKILKEMEDRIQGCILFIFQPAEENSPIGGAQPMMEAGALDDPQPDAVFGLHVWPQLPVGQIGIKPGFQMGASDRFEIRVQGQGGHASMPHETIDATMTAVQISQVLQTIVSRNVNPLETAVLSISSIQAGTTHNVIPDQASLMGTVRTVQPEIRELMEKRIRQVAKHVAHSMGAQVHVDYHRGYPVLNNDLAMVEVVRKTVREQWSEQALPEIRPALTAEDFAAYLEKFPGAFFWLGCGFTDPEHNFPLHHPRFLVDERILPLGAELLSTLALRYLAEKRGEVQ, encoded by the coding sequence ATGGAAAGTCTCTGTTCAACCCTGAAAAAAGCTGATGCAGATTGGATCCGACAACTTCGACGCCACATCCACCAATATCCCGAACTCAGTGGTAAGGAGGAACAGACAGCAGGTCTGGTAAAGGATACACTGCACAGAATCGGAGTGAAGGACATTCAGTCCGGAATTGCGGGACACGGTATCGTGGCCCGGTTGGGGGAGAATATGGACGGACCCGTTGTGGCTCTCCGGGCCGATATGGATGCCTTGCCCATTCAAGAAGAGACCGGCATCTCCTTTGCATCCCGGCATGACGGCGTGATGCATGCATGCGGTCACGACGCCCATACTGCGATGCTGCTCGGAGCAGCCAAAATTCTCAAAGAGATGGAAGATCGTATCCAAGGATGCATATTGTTTATTTTTCAACCGGCGGAAGAAAACAGTCCCATCGGTGGAGCGCAACCCATGATGGAAGCCGGAGCATTGGATGATCCTCAACCCGATGCCGTCTTCGGTCTTCACGTCTGGCCCCAGCTCCCTGTGGGGCAAATTGGCATTAAACCGGGCTTCCAAATGGGAGCATCGGACCGATTTGAAATCCGGGTTCAGGGTCAAGGGGGACATGCCAGTATGCCCCATGAAACCATTGATGCAACCATGACAGCCGTACAGATATCACAAGTGTTGCAAACGATTGTCAGCCGAAATGTGAATCCCTTGGAAACCGCTGTCTTGTCCATCTCCAGCATTCAGGCCGGTACCACCCATAATGTGATTCCAGATCAGGCATCTCTGATGGGAACAGTCCGGACTGTTCAACCGGAAATCCGGGAGTTGATGGAGAAACGGATTCGCCAAGTGGCAAAACATGTGGCACACAGCATGGGAGCCCAGGTACACGTGGACTATCACCGGGGATATCCCGTTCTAAATAATGACCTTGCCATGGTGGAAGTCGTCCGGAAAACAGTCAGGGAACAATGGTCGGAACAAGCCCTCCCCGAAATCCGGCCTGCCTTGACCGCTGAAGACTTCGCCGCCTATTTGGAAAAGTTCCCAGGAGCGTTTTTTTGGCTGGGTTGTGGTTTTACAGATCCTGAACATAACTTTCCTCTCCACCACCCTCGCTTTCTTGTGGATGAACGGATCTTACCCCTTGGTGCAGAGTTGTTATCAACATTGGCACTGAGGTATTTGGCGGAAAAAAGGGGAGAAGTACAATGA
- a CDS encoding AAA family ATPase — MNSFPDSDWSFPFCPTPPEWFLNWSTIFNHFEWIRQMVGIPQDLEFHAEGNVCIHTKMVARCLTNLKEWREKSETERAILFAAALLHDAGKVVCTKKDSDGRISSRGHARIGASLSRRYLWGMKSVPSIHIREAIVSLVRFHGLPLWFWERDEPEREIFAASQAVPLEWVALLVEADVRGRICRDKKELLERVDWFREYCRELQCYHGPRKFPNVHTRFRYFQEIQRDPGYQAYEDHSFEVVLMSGLPGVGKDTWIRQHVQEWPVISLDQIRKEAGISPNDSQGQVIQEAKEQARKWMRQQRSFVWNATNITRHLRRPLIRLFASYGARIRIVYLDASPGTVISRNRRRKDPVPEEVIRKLVRKLEVPDSTEAHQVDWVDCE, encoded by the coding sequence TTGAATAGTTTTCCCGACTCAGACTGGTCCTTTCCCTTTTGTCCCACCCCTCCGGAATGGTTCCTGAATTGGAGCACCATTTTCAATCATTTTGAATGGATCCGCCAAATGGTTGGAATTCCCCAGGATTTGGAATTTCATGCTGAGGGGAATGTTTGTATTCATACTAAAATGGTGGCCCGTTGCCTGACAAATTTGAAGGAGTGGCGGGAAAAATCGGAAACAGAGAGGGCTATTTTGTTTGCAGCGGCTTTATTGCATGATGCAGGGAAAGTTGTTTGTACGAAAAAAGATTCGGATGGGCGCATTTCTTCCAGAGGACACGCCCGGATCGGTGCGTCTTTGTCCCGGAGATACTTGTGGGGGATGAAATCAGTACCATCGATTCATATCCGGGAGGCGATTGTTTCCCTGGTTCGGTTTCATGGATTGCCATTGTGGTTTTGGGAGCGGGATGAACCGGAACGGGAGATTTTTGCCGCCAGTCAAGCTGTTCCCCTGGAGTGGGTGGCTTTGTTGGTGGAAGCAGATGTTCGTGGAAGAATTTGCCGTGACAAAAAAGAGCTGTTGGAGCGAGTCGACTGGTTTCGGGAATATTGCCGGGAATTGCAGTGCTATCATGGTCCCAGGAAGTTTCCCAATGTCCACACCCGATTTCGTTATTTTCAGGAGATACAGCGGGATCCCGGCTACCAAGCCTATGAGGATCACTCCTTTGAGGTGGTTCTGATGTCGGGGCTTCCTGGAGTGGGAAAGGATACATGGATCCGGCAACATGTACAGGAGTGGCCGGTAATTTCCCTGGATCAGATTCGTAAGGAGGCAGGGATCTCACCTAACGATTCCCAGGGTCAAGTGATTCAAGAAGCCAAAGAACAGGCAAGAAAATGGATGCGGCAACAACGCTCCTTTGTGTGGAATGCCACCAATATTACCCGCCACCTGCGGCGCCCTTTGATCCGATTATTTGCCTCTTACGGGGCCCGGATTCGCATCGTTTACTTGGATGCCTCCCCTGGCACTGTGATTTCTCGAAACCGGAGAAGAAAAGACCCGGTACCGGAAGAAGTGATTCGAAAGCTGGTAAGAAAGCTGGAAGTTCCGGACTCGACTGAGGCCCACCAGGTGGATTGGGTGGATTGTGAATAA
- a CDS encoding RNA ligase family protein, which produces MNSLFKYPRTPHIKGSGLQSGDEDLKTVSFHDLKASHLIVEEKMDGANCGISFTPNGELQLQSRGHYLTGGPRERQFQLFKTWANRFAAEMWAQLGDRYVLYGEWLYAKHTLYYDELPHYFMEFDILDTYNQTFLSTSRRRDFLQELPFIVSVRVLHEGKMDSVKTLQKQVGASEFISHSQKKNLGQTALQCGLSAEQVLRETDTSGLMEGLYIKKEQNGVVTGRYKFVRPGFLQTILESGSHWLNRPIIPNRLRKGVTLFE; this is translated from the coding sequence ATGAATTCCCTGTTTAAATACCCCCGAACTCCTCATATCAAGGGATCTGGCTTACAGTCCGGAGATGAGGATTTAAAGACCGTTTCTTTTCATGATCTGAAGGCTTCCCATCTGATCGTGGAAGAAAAAATGGATGGAGCCAATTGCGGAATCTCTTTTACGCCCAATGGGGAGCTTCAGTTGCAAAGTCGGGGACATTATCTTACCGGTGGACCCCGGGAACGGCAATTTCAACTGTTTAAAACCTGGGCCAACCGCTTTGCTGCGGAGATGTGGGCGCAACTTGGCGACCGATATGTCCTGTACGGTGAATGGCTTTATGCCAAACACACACTTTATTATGATGAATTGCCCCATTATTTTATGGAGTTTGATATTCTGGATACCTACAACCAAACTTTTTTATCCACTTCCCGGCGGAGAGATTTTCTGCAGGAGCTTCCCTTTATCGTTTCAGTTCGTGTGTTACATGAGGGGAAGATGGATTCCGTGAAGACACTTCAAAAACAGGTGGGTGCTTCAGAATTTATCAGTCACTCTCAGAAAAAGAATTTAGGTCAAACGGCTTTACAATGTGGCCTGTCAGCGGAACAGGTTCTCAGGGAAACGGATACTTCCGGGTTGATGGAAGGTCTGTATATTAAAAAGGAACAGAATGGAGTGGTGACAGGACGGTATAAGTTTGTCCGTCCCGGCTTTCTCCAGACTATTCTGGAGTCCGGGAGCCACTGGCTGAATCGGCCCATCATTCCCAACCGTTTGCGAAAAGGGGTGACGTTATTTGAATAG
- the spoVAC gene encoding stage V sporulation protein AC — MSNKKKKKLTPVQQEYQDFAKKREIKRPIVKNCVLAFLAGGTICLIGQLISTLYMTYFDFNEKTAGDPTVATLIFLSVLLTGLGLYDHIAQWAGAGTAIPVTGFANSVASAAIEHRSEGYVLGVGGNMFKLAGSVIVFGVFSAFVIVMVKVLITQVLGGL, encoded by the coding sequence GTGTCCAATAAAAAAAAGAAGAAGCTGACTCCAGTCCAGCAAGAATACCAGGATTTCGCTAAGAAGCGAGAAATCAAGCGACCCATTGTTAAAAACTGTGTATTGGCTTTCTTGGCAGGGGGAACAATCTGTTTGATTGGACAGTTGATTTCCACACTCTACATGACCTATTTCGACTTCAATGAAAAAACAGCGGGAGATCCCACGGTTGCCACTCTAATCTTTCTTTCCGTTTTGTTGACGGGGCTGGGACTGTACGATCATATCGCTCAATGGGCAGGTGCTGGAACAGCAATCCCGGTTACAGGTTTCGCCAATTCGGTCGCTTCTGCGGCAATCGAACATCGTTCGGAAGGATATGTGCTTGGAGTAGGTGGCAACATGTTTAAGCTGGCAGGTTCAGTCATCGTTTTTGGTGTTTTTTCCGCCTTTGTGATTGTCATGGTGAAAGTGTTGATAACGCAGGTTTTAGGAGGACTTTAA
- a CDS encoding PTS sugar transporter subunit IIA — MFRKWFGREDTAQSPELTVPVKGKVIPLEEVPDPVFAEKMMGDGVAVVPEDGTLVSPTEGKVVQLFPTHHAIGIQTLQGLEILLHIGLDTVNMKGEGFTAQVAVGDRVKSGQPLIRFSLEKVEKQAASTVTPIVITNMELVEKLEPTYTGNVQEAGEKMLRITLK, encoded by the coding sequence ATGTTTAGAAAATGGTTTGGCAGAGAAGATACAGCCCAATCTCCAGAACTGACCGTCCCGGTGAAAGGCAAAGTGATTCCCTTGGAGGAAGTACCCGATCCTGTATTTGCGGAGAAAATGATGGGGGATGGTGTTGCGGTAGTTCCGGAAGACGGGACTCTTGTTTCCCCGACAGAGGGTAAGGTGGTTCAGCTATTTCCAACTCACCATGCCATCGGTATTCAGACCCTGCAGGGTTTGGAGATATTGCTGCATATTGGACTGGATACGGTGAATATGAAGGGGGAAGGCTTTACTGCTCAAGTGGCAGTAGGCGACCGGGTGAAATCCGGACAACCCCTGATCCGCTTTTCACTGGAAAAAGTTGAAAAACAAGCTGCAAGCACTGTTACCCCTATTGTGATTACCAATATGGAACTTGTGGAGAAATTGGAACCGACCTATACGGGCAATGTCCAGGAAGCAGGAGAAAAGATGTTGCGGATTACTTTGAAATAA
- a CDS encoding amidohydrolase, with the protein MRPDIDKLATSLFPEVCRWRRDFHRFPEVGWTEFRTTAKVAETLKNLGFQVAMGAEIIRKESRMGVPDSRTLDEAMQLAEQAGVDTKWLTPQEDGLTGVLGTWETGRPGPTVAFRFDMDALAIQESDSSTHLPYQEGFHSQILGKMHACGHDGHTAIGLGLASLIPQLQDRLKGTIKLIFQPAEEGVRGARAMVDAGVLEGVDRFFSGHIGLHANRNGLVACGVSQLLATSKMDVTFRGISAHAAQSPESGRNALLAAAAATLHLHSISGHSNGLSRINVGVFRAGSGRNVVADKAFLQLETRGETQSVQDYMSKECIRMIRHTAKVYDVEVEIKLVGEAASAECNPELVQEVYKIASSMTGQLEVVPTLPFQASEDAATMMTAVQQQGGKATYLLFGSHLPKGHHHPAFDFDEETLLLALRTYGRLLPL; encoded by the coding sequence ATGAGACCCGATATCGACAAGTTGGCAACATCCCTCTTTCCAGAGGTCTGCCGTTGGAGACGAGATTTTCACCGTTTTCCCGAAGTGGGATGGACAGAGTTCAGGACAACTGCCAAAGTGGCAGAAACCTTAAAAAACCTGGGCTTCCAAGTCGCCATGGGAGCAGAGATCATCCGGAAAGAGAGCCGAATGGGTGTACCGGATTCCCGTACATTGGATGAAGCCATGCAACTGGCGGAGCAAGCCGGAGTGGACACCAAATGGCTGACTCCCCAGGAAGACGGTCTCACTGGAGTTCTGGGGACTTGGGAAACAGGGCGTCCTGGTCCCACTGTGGCTTTTCGTTTCGATATGGACGCCCTTGCCATACAGGAATCTGACAGCTCCACTCATCTTCCCTATCAAGAAGGGTTTCATTCCCAAATCCTGGGGAAGATGCATGCTTGTGGTCATGACGGGCATACAGCCATCGGGTTGGGATTGGCTTCTTTGATCCCACAGTTGCAAGACCGCCTCAAGGGAACCATCAAACTGATTTTCCAACCGGCGGAAGAAGGAGTTCGAGGAGCCAGAGCCATGGTGGATGCAGGGGTTTTAGAAGGAGTGGACAGGTTCTTTTCCGGTCATATCGGTCTCCATGCAAACCGCAACGGCTTAGTGGCCTGTGGCGTCTCCCAATTGTTGGCCACTTCCAAGATGGATGTCACTTTCCGGGGAATATCCGCCCACGCCGCCCAGTCACCGGAATCAGGACGAAATGCCCTGTTGGCTGCTGCCGCTGCCACTTTGCATCTTCACTCCATCTCCGGACACAGCAATGGGCTTTCCCGGATCAACGTAGGTGTTTTTCGTGCCGGATCCGGACGAAATGTAGTGGCGGACAAAGCCTTTCTGCAGTTGGAAACCCGTGGCGAAACCCAAAGCGTACAGGACTATATGTCCAAAGAATGTATACGAATGATCCGGCATACCGCCAAGGTTTACGATGTGGAAGTAGAAATCAAACTCGTCGGTGAGGCCGCCTCTGCAGAATGTAACCCTGAACTGGTTCAAGAGGTATATAAGATCGCTTCCAGCATGACCGGACAACTGGAAGTGGTTCCCACTCTCCCTTTTCAGGCTTCAGAAGATGCCGCAACGATGATGACAGCGGTACAACAACAGGGAGGCAAAGCAACATACCTTCTCTTCGGTTCTCACTTGCCGAAGGGACATCATCATCCCGCCTTTGATTTCGATGAGGAGACCCTCTTATTGGCACTGCGGACCTACGGACGTCTTTTGCCGCTTTAA
- a CDS encoding YhcN/YlaJ family sporulation lipoprotein, producing MKRIEWSVLIILILVTVGCTPGAQKKPSSPPAEPTNYTFKQDQVDHAKKVAEKNKRVEEATVVHMNDELFVGLKVTNFDRFFLNSTRRDVNDHLRKEFPQYQLHITTDSKLVDEIKKVEEEIRKNPLFDKKKVYQKLTKIEQDMKQ from the coding sequence ATGAAGCGAATTGAGTGGTCAGTGTTGATCATTTTGATTTTGGTTACAGTTGGATGTACGCCTGGAGCACAAAAAAAACCATCATCCCCTCCGGCTGAACCAACCAACTATACGTTTAAGCAGGATCAGGTGGATCATGCAAAAAAAGTGGCAGAAAAGAACAAAAGAGTGGAAGAAGCGACAGTGGTCCACATGAATGACGAGTTGTTCGTCGGTCTAAAAGTAACGAATTTTGACCGTTTCTTTTTAAATAGTACCCGAAGGGATGTTAATGACCATCTGAGAAAAGAGTTCCCCCAATATCAATTACATATAACGACGGACAGCAAGCTGGTTGATGAAATTAAGAAGGTTGAAGAAGAGATCAGAAAGAACCCACTCTTCGATAAAAAGAAGGTGTATCAAAAACTGACGAAAATAGAGCAAGATATGAAGCAGTAG
- a CDS encoding AbgT family transporter, which translates to MSQSTLPDLQPNAHGKWLRWVERVGNKLPHPFMLFVYLSLLMILLSVILSAAGVSVVQPGKNEVVEVKSLLSQEGIHWILTDMLKNFTNFQPLGLVLGMALGIGLAEQVGLIQVLLRKMILKVPAPAVTFMVIFSGILGNLASDAAFVIIPPLAAMVFHTIGRHPLAGLAAGFAGVGSGFTANFIINGTDGLLSGITTTAAHTVDKSIQVTPVDNWYFMSASVLLLAVIGTWITNKIVEPRLGSYHGEKAEKLEEVTSEENKALRYTGIVALIYLAIIAFLVIPEGALLRDPETGTIIPSPFLNGIIPILLFFFVAVSVTYGITTKQISSQKDVPQFMGEAIKRLAPFIVMVFAAAQFIAYFEWTHIGVVLAVNGAELLTSIKLTGLPVIVLFTLLTAVLNLVIFSGSAQWALMAPVFVPLFMLLGYDPAFIQLAYRIADSSTNTISPLNPYLPIILVYMQKYKKDAGIGTMISMMLPYSLLFLAAWIVLMIIWYWLGLPIGPGAGFHM; encoded by the coding sequence ATGTCCCAATCAACCTTACCTGATCTCCAACCAAATGCCCATGGTAAATGGCTGCGTTGGGTGGAACGGGTTGGTAACAAGCTTCCTCATCCTTTTATGCTGTTTGTTTATCTGTCCTTATTGATGATCCTCCTGTCCGTTATTCTATCAGCAGCAGGTGTTTCTGTCGTTCAACCAGGCAAAAACGAAGTAGTCGAAGTCAAAAGTTTGCTGAGTCAAGAAGGAATTCATTGGATTCTGACCGATATGTTGAAAAATTTCACCAACTTCCAGCCCCTTGGCCTGGTTTTGGGAATGGCTTTGGGAATCGGTTTGGCGGAACAGGTAGGATTAATCCAGGTGTTGCTTCGTAAAATGATCCTGAAAGTTCCCGCACCTGCCGTTACTTTTATGGTTATATTTTCCGGCATTCTGGGAAATCTTGCATCCGATGCCGCCTTTGTCATTATTCCTCCTTTGGCCGCCATGGTCTTTCACACAATCGGGCGTCATCCCCTCGCAGGATTGGCTGCCGGCTTTGCCGGTGTCGGTTCCGGATTTACCGCCAACTTCATCATAAACGGTACAGATGGACTTCTTTCCGGTATCACTACAACAGCTGCCCATACCGTGGATAAATCCATTCAGGTCACTCCTGTGGACAACTGGTACTTTATGAGTGCCTCCGTTCTTCTTCTCGCTGTAATCGGTACATGGATTACAAACAAGATCGTTGAGCCTCGCTTGGGTTCTTATCATGGGGAAAAAGCCGAAAAATTGGAAGAAGTGACATCAGAAGAAAACAAGGCATTGCGGTATACAGGGATCGTCGCCCTGATCTACCTGGCAATTATTGCATTTCTGGTCATTCCGGAAGGTGCTTTGCTTCGTGATCCCGAGACAGGTACCATCATTCCGTCACCTTTCCTGAACGGAATCATCCCGATTTTGCTGTTCTTCTTTGTCGCCGTTTCCGTTACATACGGAATCACAACCAAACAGATTTCATCCCAAAAAGATGTCCCTCAGTTTATGGGAGAAGCGATTAAGCGTCTGGCCCCCTTTATTGTAATGGTTTTTGCCGCGGCACAATTCATCGCTTACTTTGAGTGGACCCATATTGGGGTCGTATTGGCCGTCAATGGAGCGGAACTGTTAACCAGCATCAAATTGACAGGTTTACCAGTCATCGTCCTGTTTACACTGCTTACCGCCGTTCTCAACCTGGTTATTTTCAGTGGTTCCGCCCAGTGGGCGTTGATGGCACCGGTATTTGTTCCCTTGTTTATGTTACTGGGATATGATCCGGCTTTTATCCAATTGGCTTATCGGATTGCTGATTCTTCCACCAATACGATTTCACCCTTAAATCCGTATCTGCCTATCATCTTGGTTTACATGCAAAAGTACAAAAAAGATGCGGGAATCGGCACGATGATCTCCATGATGCTCCCATACTCTTTACTGTTCCTGGCGGCTTGGATTGTGCTGATGATCATCTGGTATTGGTTGGGATTACCCATCGGTCCAGGAGCCGGATTTCATATGTAA
- the spoVAD gene encoding stage V sporulation protein AD encodes MIQGHTWIFPNPPAIIASSAVGGPFEAQGPLADDFDLLHEDLWLGQDSFEKAEKKLLEQACERSIDKAGMKKEDIQFFLAGDLMNQVISSSFTARTLAIPYLGLFSACSTTVEGLALGSLIVSTGYAQRVLTGTSSHNAAAEKQYRYPTEYGSQKPPTAQWTVTGAGTAVIAPEGSNIRITSATIGRIVDMGIQDPFNMGAAMAPAAVDTIEAHFRDLRCSPTEYDLILTGDLGRIGHQTATDLLNKHGVSLPKDRFGDCGLMIYREDQPVLSGASGAGCCACVTYGHILNRMRKGELNKVLIVATGALLSPLSYQQKESIPCIAHAVSIKYEGGKEGS; translated from the coding sequence GTGATTCAGGGACACACTTGGATTTTTCCCAACCCGCCGGCTATTATAGCTTCATCGGCTGTAGGAGGACCATTTGAGGCACAGGGGCCTCTGGCGGATGATTTTGATCTCCTTCATGAAGATTTGTGGTTGGGTCAGGACAGTTTTGAAAAAGCCGAGAAAAAATTATTGGAGCAGGCCTGCGAACGCTCCATCGATAAAGCTGGAATGAAAAAAGAAGATATTCAGTTCTTCTTGGCTGGTGATTTAATGAATCAAGTCATTTCCAGCAGTTTTACCGCCCGAACTCTGGCAATTCCTTATCTGGGTCTGTTTAGCGCATGCTCCACGACAGTGGAAGGATTGGCACTGGGCTCTCTTATTGTCAGCACGGGATATGCCCAACGCGTATTAACAGGAACATCCAGCCATAACGCGGCTGCAGAAAAGCAATACCGTTATCCCACGGAATACGGCTCGCAAAAACCCCCTACCGCCCAATGGACCGTTACAGGAGCGGGGACAGCTGTCATCGCACCGGAGGGAAGTAACATTCGGATCACATCGGCAACCATCGGCCGGATCGTCGATATGGGAATTCAGGATCCTTTCAATATGGGGGCAGCGATGGCACCTGCAGCAGTGGATACCATCGAAGCTCATTTTCGGGATTTGCGCTGTTCTCCTACTGAATATGATCTGATTCTTACCGGTGATTTGGGGAGAATCGGACATCAAACAGCGACTGATTTATTGAATAAACACGGAGTCTCTCTTCCAAAAGATCGATTTGGGGATTGTGGATTAATGATTTACCGCGAGGATCAGCCGGTTCTGTCCGGAGCCAGCGGAGCCGGTTGTTGCGCCTGTGTAACATATGGTCACATCTTGAACCGGATGCGCAAGGGTGAACTGAACAAAGTTTTAATTGTGGCCACTGGAGCTTTGCTCTCCCCGCTCAGCTATCAGCAGAAAGAAAGCATTCCCTGTATCGCCCATGCTGTTTCAATCAAGTATGAGGGAGGCAAGGAAGGATCATGA